A stretch of Shewanella dokdonensis DNA encodes these proteins:
- a CDS encoding CoA-acylating methylmalonate-semialdehyde dehydrogenase, giving the protein MTTLIKHFIAGEFTAGDGARSISVTNPADNQPIAQVKCATPAEIELAVSSAAQAFKSWRKVAVPERARLMLRYQHLLKQHHDELATILAKETGKTFADARGDVWRGIEVVEHACNIPSLLMGETVENVANGIDTYSMIQPLGVCTGITPFNFPAMIPLWMFPLAIACGNTFILKPSEQDPMTAQRLAELFAQAGAPKGILQLLHGDREVVDALLCHPQIKAISFVGSVAVGRHVYQTGTQHLKRVQAFAGAKNHCVIMPDANKQQVINQLVGAAVGAAGQRCMAISVAVFVGDAKAWLPELREAMANVRPGLWNDAEAGFGPLISPQAKQRVLGLIAKGKAEGAACLLDGSDVSVSGYETGNWVGSTLFSGVTEEMSLYREEIFGPVLSCMEVDSLAQAIALVNRNPYGNGTSLFTASGAAARQFQHEVEVGQVGINIPIPVPLPFFSFTGWKGSFYGDQHAYGKQAVRFYTETKTITSRWFDDDIASAPNMTINLR; this is encoded by the coding sequence ATGACAACGCTTATAAAACATTTCATCGCTGGCGAATTCACTGCCGGTGACGGTGCTCGTAGTATCAGTGTGACCAATCCTGCGGATAATCAGCCAATTGCGCAGGTTAAGTGTGCTACGCCAGCCGAGATTGAACTGGCGGTTAGCAGCGCGGCGCAAGCATTTAAGTCGTGGCGTAAGGTGGCGGTGCCAGAACGGGCACGGCTGATGTTGCGTTATCAGCACCTGCTTAAACAACACCATGATGAACTGGCAACCATTCTTGCTAAAGAAACCGGCAAAACCTTTGCTGATGCTCGCGGCGATGTGTGGCGTGGCATTGAAGTGGTGGAACACGCTTGTAATATTCCTTCGTTATTGATGGGCGAAACGGTCGAGAACGTAGCGAACGGTATCGATACCTACAGCATGATCCAGCCATTAGGTGTTTGTACGGGGATTACACCATTCAATTTCCCGGCGATGATCCCGCTGTGGATGTTTCCGTTAGCCATTGCCTGCGGTAATACCTTCATTCTGAAACCGTCGGAACAGGATCCGATGACCGCGCAGCGCCTCGCCGAACTGTTTGCCCAAGCTGGCGCCCCCAAAGGCATATTGCAGCTGCTGCATGGTGACCGTGAAGTCGTCGATGCCTTGCTGTGTCATCCACAGATTAAGGCAATTTCTTTTGTCGGCTCGGTTGCGGTTGGGCGTCATGTTTATCAAACCGGTACGCAGCATCTAAAACGCGTACAAGCCTTTGCTGGTGCCAAAAATCATTGCGTGATCATGCCAGATGCCAATAAACAACAGGTGATTAATCAACTGGTAGGCGCCGCGGTTGGCGCCGCAGGGCAACGCTGTATGGCTATCTCGGTGGCCGTGTTTGTCGGTGACGCAAAAGCTTGGTTACCGGAATTACGAGAGGCTATGGCTAACGTCCGCCCTGGGCTGTGGAATGATGCGGAGGCGGGATTTGGGCCGCTCATCAGCCCTCAGGCTAAACAACGGGTGTTGGGGCTGATTGCGAAGGGAAAAGCAGAAGGGGCGGCGTGCCTACTGGATGGTTCTGACGTCAGTGTCAGCGGTTATGAAACCGGCAACTGGGTCGGCTCCACCTTATTTAGCGGTGTCACAGAAGAGATGAGCTTATACCGCGAGGAAATTTTTGGCCCGGTATTAAGCTGTATGGAAGTCGACTCGTTGGCGCAGGCAATAGCGTTGGTGAATCGTAATCCTTACGGCAACGGTACTTCGCTGTTTACTGCCAGCGGCGCGGCAGCACGGCAATTCCAACATGAAGTAGAAGTAGGACAAGTGGGGATCAATATTCCTATTCCCGTACCTTTGCCGTTTTTCTCTTTCACCGGTTGGAAAGGCAGCTTCTACGGTGACCAGCATGCCTATGGCAAACAGGCGGTGCGTTTTTATACCGAGACCAAAACCATCACCAGCCGTTGGTTTGACGATGATATTGCATCTGCACCCAATATGACCATCAATTTGCGTTGA
- a CDS encoding enoyl-CoA hydratase/isomerase family protein, with amino-acid sequence MSVEQVLFKTLESVSGKHIGVATLNAEKSLNALNLQMVRMLAKQLQRWQQDPQIAAVVLDANGDKAFCAGGDVRALYQAQRHNPGSFTHEARLFFEEEYRLDYLLHTFGKPVLLWGDGIVMGGGLGLMMGASHRIVTERSRIAMPEVTIGLYPDVGGSYFLGRLPGKTGLFLGLTAYNLNAADARYCGFANHFLAAADKQRLLDAMSTLSWGDNHTLNHQKLHDLLTMLAANCSEHPGSSRLKAQQLVIDQLMSGTLAEVLQKMQNLTSEPSWLQQARDTMLQGSPLSWALAWQQARLGNSMKLADCFRMELGWSLNCCAIGDFCEGVRALLVDKDHAPQWRYGIGRLPPLEAVEALLANPFPHEHPLADL; translated from the coding sequence ATATCTGTGGAACAGGTGCTATTTAAAACCCTGGAAAGTGTCAGCGGTAAACATATTGGTGTGGCGACACTGAATGCAGAAAAATCACTTAATGCACTGAATTTGCAGATGGTGCGAATGCTGGCAAAACAGTTGCAACGCTGGCAACAGGATCCTCAGATTGCCGCTGTGGTGTTGGATGCTAACGGTGATAAGGCCTTTTGCGCTGGCGGTGATGTTCGCGCGCTGTATCAGGCGCAGCGACATAATCCCGGTAGTTTCACGCATGAAGCCCGATTATTTTTTGAAGAAGAATATCGCTTGGACTATCTGCTCCACACCTTCGGTAAGCCTGTATTACTGTGGGGCGATGGCATAGTGATGGGCGGCGGACTCGGCTTGATGATGGGCGCCAGTCACCGCATTGTGACCGAGCGCTCCCGCATTGCTATGCCGGAAGTCACTATTGGCCTGTATCCCGATGTCGGGGGCAGTTATTTCTTGGGGCGATTACCGGGTAAAACCGGGCTGTTTCTTGGACTAACCGCTTACAACCTTAACGCCGCAGACGCGCGCTATTGCGGCTTCGCCAACCATTTTTTAGCGGCGGCAGACAAACAGCGTTTGCTTGATGCTATGAGCACGCTCAGTTGGGGTGACAACCACACGCTTAACCACCAGAAGTTGCATGATTTACTGACCATGCTCGCAGCCAATTGTAGTGAGCATCCCGGTAGCAGTCGACTCAAGGCGCAACAACTGGTGATTGACCAATTGATGTCGGGAACGCTCGCAGAGGTGCTGCAAAAGATGCAAAACCTGACATCAGAACCGTCTTGGTTACAGCAAGCGCGTGACACTATGCTGCAAGGCAGTCCTCTGAGTTGGGCCCTGGCGTGGCAACAAGCACGCTTAGGCAACTCTATGAAATTGGCCGATTGTTTCCGTATGGAATTGGGCTGGAGTCTTAACTGCTGTGCTATTGGGGATTTCTGCGAGGGCGTCAGAGCGTTGTTAGTGGATAAGGACCATGCCCCACAATGGCGTTATGGCATCGGCCGTTTGCCACCACTGGAAGCCGTAGAAGCATTATTGGCTAATCCGTTCCCTCATGAGCATCCGCTTGCCGACCTTTGA
- the mmsB gene encoding 3-hydroxyisobutyrate dehydrogenase — protein MSTVAFIGLGNMGLPMAVNLLHKGFKVRAFDLVSEAVAAIAGKGATACHSAIDAATGADVVVSMLPAGKHTRALYLGDNDSKGLLQTVAEATLLIDCSTIDAATAKEVSLVAENKGFDFVDAPVSGGTAGATAATLTFICGGNVTAVARAKPVLSAMGSNIFHAGGPGSGQLAKICNNMLLAVLMVGTSEALSMGIDNGLDPKVLSDIMKLSSGGNWTLEKYNPCPGVMPDVPASKGYQGGFMVELMLKDLGLSQETALKSLSSTPMGALARALFVSHARNGNGRRDFSSIFEQFSKQKT, from the coding sequence ATGAGTACAGTAGCATTTATTGGCTTGGGAAATATGGGGCTGCCGATGGCAGTCAATCTGCTACATAAAGGCTTTAAGGTACGCGCCTTTGATCTGGTCAGCGAGGCGGTTGCCGCTATTGCGGGCAAAGGCGCCACAGCTTGCCATAGCGCCATTGATGCCGCTACTGGTGCCGATGTCGTGGTGTCTATGCTCCCCGCTGGCAAACATACCCGAGCCTTATACCTTGGCGATAATGATAGCAAAGGGCTGTTGCAGACAGTTGCTGAAGCCACACTATTGATTGATTGCTCAACGATTGATGCCGCTACCGCTAAAGAGGTGTCACTGGTGGCAGAGAATAAAGGGTTTGATTTTGTCGATGCCCCGGTATCGGGAGGAACGGCTGGTGCTACGGCGGCGACATTGACCTTTATTTGTGGTGGTAACGTCACTGCGGTGGCTCGTGCCAAACCGGTTCTCAGTGCCATGGGCAGTAATATTTTTCATGCAGGTGGCCCTGGTAGTGGGCAATTAGCTAAGATCTGCAACAATATGCTGCTGGCCGTATTGATGGTTGGCACCAGTGAAGCGCTCAGCATGGGCATAGATAACGGTTTGGATCCTAAAGTGCTGTCAGATATCATGAAGCTCAGCAGCGGTGGTAACTGGACGCTGGAAAAGTACAATCCCTGTCCTGGGGTGATGCCAGACGTTCCTGCATCTAAAGGCTACCAAGGCGGTTTTATGGTGGAGCTGATGCTCAAGGATCTCGGCTTAAGTCAGGAGACGGCGCTGAAGAGTTTATCCAGCACCCCCATGGGTGCCTTAGCCAGAGCCTTGTTTGTGTCCCACGCCCGCAACGGTAATGGTCGCCGCGATTTTTCCAGTATATTTGAGCAGTTCAGTAAGCAAAAAACATAA
- a CDS encoding SDR family oxidoreductase yields MEIKGKVVAITGGAGGLGFAMAQQLAAVGARLALIDLDQQKLEHACALLGDTEVQGYAVDITDEEDVIATFGFILEDFGQLNVLVNNAGILLDGMLLKAKEGQVTERMSLEQFQAVINVNLSGSFLCGREAAAAMIESGQTGIIINISSLARHGNIGQSNYAASKAGVASLAVGWAKELARYQIRAVAIAPGVIATDMTAAMKPEALARLEKAVPVGRLGQADEVAATVKFVIENDYINGRIIEVDGGLSL; encoded by the coding sequence ATGGAGATTAAAGGTAAGGTGGTGGCGATTACTGGCGGTGCCGGTGGTTTGGGGTTCGCTATGGCGCAACAACTGGCGGCGGTGGGCGCTAGACTCGCGCTGATCGACCTTGACCAACAGAAACTGGAACATGCCTGTGCGCTGTTGGGCGATACAGAAGTGCAAGGCTACGCGGTGGATATCACCGACGAAGAAGATGTGATAGCCACTTTCGGTTTTATTCTGGAAGACTTTGGACAACTCAACGTCTTGGTCAATAACGCCGGTATTTTACTCGATGGCATGTTGCTGAAAGCGAAAGAAGGACAAGTGACCGAACGCATGTCGCTTGAACAGTTCCAGGCGGTGATCAATGTTAACCTCAGTGGCAGCTTTTTGTGTGGTCGCGAAGCCGCCGCGGCAATGATCGAGTCGGGGCAGACTGGTATTATCATCAACATCTCTAGCTTGGCCCGCCACGGCAATATTGGGCAAAGTAATTATGCGGCTTCCAAGGCCGGGGTTGCCTCACTGGCGGTCGGCTGGGCCAAAGAGCTGGCACGTTATCAGATCCGCGCCGTTGCAATTGCGCCGGGGGTGATTGCCACCGACATGACCGCCGCCATGAAACCTGAAGCGTTGGCGCGGTTAGAAAAGGCGGTCCCCGTTGGCCGGCTTGGACAGGCCGATGAAGTTGCCGCTACGGTAAAATTTGTCATTGAAAATGATTATATTAACGGCCGGATCATTGAAGTTGATGGTGGTTTATCGCTGTAG
- the cueR gene encoding Cu(I)-responsive transcriptional regulator has protein sequence MKIGDVAKATGLSIKSIRYYHDIGLVQAERGDNGYREYNRTQLEALQFVQHCRELGFSIEECKDLLQLKHDPQRCASDVKRLASEHLKALEQRMASLASLHAELSELVDQCHGGDSPDCPIIEGLSGKNCCHH, from the coding sequence ATGAAAATCGGAGATGTGGCAAAAGCGACCGGATTGAGTATCAAAAGCATCCGTTATTACCATGATATCGGCCTAGTGCAAGCGGAACGTGGAGACAACGGTTATCGGGAATACAACCGGACACAGCTGGAAGCACTGCAATTTGTGCAACACTGCCGGGAACTCGGTTTCAGTATTGAAGAGTGTAAGGATTTACTGCAACTGAAACATGATCCACAACGTTGTGCCAGTGATGTCAAACGCTTGGCCAGTGAACATCTAAAAGCACTGGAACAACGAATGGCAAGTCTGGCATCGCTACATGCCGAGTTGAGTGAATTGGTGGATCAGTGTCATGGCGGCGATTCACCAGACTGCCCCATCATTGAGGGGCTGTCTGGCAAAAACTGCTGTCATCACTGA
- a CDS encoding cory-CC-star protein, which produces MKLEKIRRLLRDVSQIAEEAYNAPFRSAIARARRDQDDLFMLLIFSEMMGVPNPASYYTLELQPIMLEKFHDWHLRMGMPHSPLDQFKCC; this is translated from the coding sequence ATGAAACTAGAAAAGATCCGTCGGCTACTCCGCGATGTCAGTCAGATAGCAGAAGAAGCCTACAATGCGCCTTTCCGCTCGGCAATTGCACGTGCCAGGCGGGATCAGGACGATCTTTTCATGTTGTTAATTTTCTCTGAAATGATGGGCGTGCCAAATCCGGCTAGTTATTACACGCTGGAGTTGCAGCCCATCATGTTGGAGAAATTCCACGACTGGCATCTGCGTATGGGCATGCCTCACTCGCCGCTTGACCAGTTCAAGTGCTGTTAA
- a CDS encoding DUF2797 domain-containing protein produces MLGTLDKMAVSLDDNGVAQYSLRVGQQQLPLNPRIGSPLSLIFTGRILCCHCGKPTKKSYAQGHCFVCMQKLASCDMCIMKPETCHFAQGTCREPQWGLEHCFVPHFVYLANTSGIKVGITRHTQLPTRWLDQGATQGMPLFRVNSRYLSGLIEVTLAQLIADKTNWQAMLKGDNEALDLPAAAKSLLPQIQDRLHELDDTKQFIIEPLTIATTQIHYPVLQYPTKINSLNFDKTATIGGTLLGIKGQYLLFDTGVINIRKFTGYEVEVCH; encoded by the coding sequence ATGTTAGGAACGCTGGATAAAATGGCCGTTAGTCTGGATGACAACGGCGTAGCGCAATATTCACTTCGCGTTGGACAACAGCAACTGCCGTTAAATCCACGCATAGGAAGCCCCCTCAGCTTAATCTTCACCGGTCGTATTCTCTGTTGTCATTGCGGCAAACCGACCAAGAAAAGTTATGCCCAGGGCCACTGTTTTGTGTGCATGCAGAAACTCGCCAGTTGTGACATGTGTATCATGAAGCCGGAAACCTGCCATTTTGCCCAAGGCACCTGCCGCGAACCGCAATGGGGGCTTGAGCACTGCTTTGTGCCTCATTTTGTGTATCTGGCAAATACCTCAGGGATCAAAGTAGGTATTACCCGTCACACACAGTTACCCACCCGCTGGTTGGATCAAGGTGCCACTCAAGGGATGCCGTTGTTTCGCGTGAACTCCCGTTATCTGTCTGGGCTGATTGAAGTTACGCTGGCGCAATTGATTGCCGACAAAACCAATTGGCAAGCGATGTTAAAAGGCGATAACGAGGCATTGGATCTCCCCGCGGCCGCCAAATCATTGTTACCACAAATCCAAGACCGACTGCATGAGCTTGATGACACCAAGCAATTTATTATTGAGCCGCTGACCATTGCCACCACGCAAATCCACTACCCAGTGCTCCAGTATCCCACCAAGATTAACTCTCTGAATTTTGATAAGACGGCCACTATTGGCGGCACCTTACTGGGGATTAAAGGACAATACCTGCTATTTGATACCGGCGTTATCAATATCCGTAAGTTCACTGGCTATGAAGTCGAAGTCTGCCACTAA
- a CDS encoding glycine cleavage system protein R, with translation MRRYLITLQVPDRKGLVEQIANAVSHHSGNWLDSELRHIDGIFAAILLLEIDEQHWDALQDSLECIDGLTMTSSPAAQFNPPRRRLTYNLVAYDRPGLVKEISNKLNSLGINIERFSSKYESASHTGIALFRATISLGLSDPHQEELLTEALYEIGDDVVIDKVRSR, from the coding sequence ATGCGCCGATATCTCATCACCTTACAGGTTCCTGACCGCAAAGGATTGGTCGAACAGATCGCCAATGCCGTCAGCCATCACAGTGGTAACTGGCTTGATTCCGAGTTACGCCACATAGATGGCATATTCGCCGCCATCCTGTTGTTAGAAATTGATGAACAGCACTGGGACGCATTGCAAGATTCACTGGAATGCATCGACGGACTGACCATGACATCGTCACCTGCCGCCCAATTTAACCCGCCACGGCGGCGCTTGACTTACAATCTGGTGGCGTATGATCGTCCCGGATTGGTAAAAGAGATCTCGAACAAACTCAACAGCCTCGGGATCAACATTGAACGCTTCAGCAGTAAATATGAAAGTGCCAGCCACACCGGCATTGCCTTGTTTCGCGCCACTATCAGTCTGGGGCTGAGTGATCCGCATCAAGAGGAGCTGCTGACAGAGGCACTCTATGAAATTGGTGATGATGTGGTAATTGATAAAGTGCGCAGTCGTTAG
- the phoU gene encoding phosphate signaling complex protein PhoU → MENKNLNKHISGQFSAELEDIRNKVLAMGGLVERQLELALDALGALDIELAQQVIDGDHRVNGMEVDIDEECTRIIAKRQPAASDLRLVIAISKTIADLERIGDACVRIAKAALEKRNNNQQPLLVSIESMGRHATRLLHSTLDSLARMDAESAIELHKEDAKLDKEYEGIIRQLMTYMMEDPRSIPGILDVLWAARAVERVGDRCKNICEYVIYYVKGRDVRHVSYEEMEKD, encoded by the coding sequence ATGGAAAATAAAAATCTTAACAAGCATATTTCCGGTCAGTTCAGTGCCGAACTGGAAGATATTCGTAATAAAGTCCTCGCCATGGGCGGCTTGGTCGAACGTCAGCTAGAACTGGCGCTCGATGCGCTGGGGGCGCTGGACATTGAACTGGCACAACAGGTGATTGATGGTGACCATCGTGTCAACGGCATGGAAGTGGACATAGATGAAGAATGCACCCGCATTATTGCCAAACGCCAACCCGCAGCCAGCGATCTGCGTTTGGTCATTGCGATTTCCAAAACGATTGCCGATCTGGAACGCATCGGCGATGCCTGTGTGCGCATTGCCAAAGCCGCTTTGGAAAAACGCAATAATAATCAGCAACCTTTGCTAGTGAGTATCGAAAGCATGGGGCGTCATGCCACTCGCTTACTGCATTCAACGTTGGACTCATTAGCACGGATGGATGCGGAATCGGCAATCGAGTTACATAAAGAAGACGCCAAACTGGATAAAGAATATGAAGGGATCATTCGCCAGTTGATGACTTACATGATGGAAGACCCTCGTTCCATCCCGGGTATTCTCGATGTGCTATGGGCGGCACGGGCGGTTGAGCGGGTAGGGGATCGCTGTAAGAACATCTGTGAATACGTGATTTATTATGTAAAAGGCCGGGATGTTCGCCATGTCTCTTATGAAGAGATGGAAAAGGATTGA
- a CDS encoding DUF502 domain-containing protein — MKQTLIRGLLNLLPMALSLWLFWSLFASLDELGKLLLTLVHAPSPFPGAGFLLVVALVFIAGLLFSVSPVVWLWSWVERQLMRFPLFKSVYGSIRDIASLMNRDPSKPKSQQTVLVRQANGGYVVGFIMTDTPPQPLVDALPDGDWVPVLFQLSYQMAGVTSLVKREDLIKVDWSFEEAMRFNLTAGISQSPATEHEHHNNPID, encoded by the coding sequence ATGAAACAAACCCTGATCCGCGGTCTGCTGAATCTGTTGCCTATGGCACTTAGCTTGTGGTTGTTCTGGTCGTTATTTGCCTCATTGGATGAACTTGGAAAACTGCTGCTGACGTTAGTGCATGCTCCGTCCCCGTTCCCCGGCGCTGGTTTTTTGTTGGTGGTGGCTTTGGTGTTTATCGCTGGCTTGTTGTTTTCGGTCAGCCCGGTGGTGTGGTTGTGGAGCTGGGTTGAACGGCAACTCATGCGTTTCCCGTTGTTTAAGTCAGTTTATGGCAGTATTCGTGATATCGCCTCGTTAATGAATCGCGACCCCTCTAAGCCAAAATCACAACAAACCGTGTTAGTTCGTCAGGCCAATGGGGGGTATGTTGTGGGGTTTATCATGACAGATACGCCTCCACAACCTTTGGTGGACGCTTTACCTGATGGTGACTGGGTGCCAGTGCTGTTTCAGTTGTCTTACCAGATGGCTGGGGTCACCAGTCTGGTGAAACGGGAAGATCTCATCAAAGTCGACTGGTCATTTGAAGAAGCCATGCGTTTTAACTTAACGGCTGGGATCTCACAATCACCAGCAACAGAGCATGAACATCACAATAATCCCATCGATTAA
- a CDS encoding YajD family HNH nuclease, which translates to MTAQSKLDRVLAEAREYRANREKGYREQALKLYPWVCGRCAREFTHKNLSELTVHHRDHNHDNNPADGSNWELLCLYCHDNEHARFEELVSYGDTSDSKQAPATFNPFADLKAMMAKKGQK; encoded by the coding sequence ATGACAGCACAGAGCAAATTAGACCGGGTACTGGCAGAAGCCAGAGAATACCGGGCTAACCGGGAGAAGGGCTACAGAGAACAGGCGTTAAAACTGTATCCTTGGGTTTGTGGTCGCTGTGCCCGCGAATTTACGCATAAAAACTTGAGTGAACTTACGGTGCATCATCGTGATCACAATCATGATAATAACCCGGCGGATGGCTCTAATTGGGAACTGTTGTGTCTGTATTGTCACGACAATGAACATGCCCGCTTTGAGGAGTTAGTATCATATGGCGATACTTCTGACTCCAAGCAGGCACCTGCCACCTTTAATCCATTTGCCGATCTCAAGGCAATGATGGCCAAAAAAGGTCAGAAATGA
- a CDS encoding peptide MFS transporter has protein sequence MTLGSAKVGKTHSFMTVSLIELWERFGYYGMQALIVYFMVQRLGFDDSRANLVWSACAALIYVSPAIGGWVGDKILGTKRTMLLGAGVLSVGYALMTVPTENTWFLFGALGVIVVGNGLFKPNAGNLVRKIYEGDDSKIDSAFTIYYMAVNVGSTFSMLLTPWIKDYVNATYGNEFGWHAAFAVCCVGLLVGLGNYAIMRKTVSEYGSEPDSRPVDKVKLAIVLAVAAASVVLSAVILEYQTVARIFVYAAGVVLLAIFIHLIRSSEVSERAGLIAALVLIVQTVFFFVFYQQMSTSLALFALRNVDWEFSVFGAHLWTWSPAQFQALNPIWIMVLSPVLAWTYSWAGRNNKDFSIAGKFALGFAVVAIGFFIYGFAGQFAVDGKTSSWIMIWGYGSYSLGELLVSGLGLAMIARYVPARMGGFMMGAYFVASGISQYLGGVVANFASVPEDIKDPLQTLPIYTSLFNKLGIAAVICTLIALAVLPLMRRLTETHHAHNGNGHDDSAAAALSDVKTEQ, from the coding sequence ATGACTCTTGGCTCAGCTAAGGTAGGCAAGACACACTCGTTTATGACTGTGTCCCTTATTGAACTATGGGAACGCTTTGGTTATTACGGCATGCAGGCGCTGATTGTGTACTTTATGGTACAGCGCTTGGGCTTTGATGACAGCCGTGCCAATTTGGTATGGAGTGCCTGTGCGGCATTGATTTACGTTTCTCCTGCTATTGGTGGATGGGTCGGGGATAAAATCCTCGGTACCAAACGGACGATGTTACTGGGTGCCGGCGTGTTGTCGGTCGGTTATGCCCTGATGACAGTGCCAACTGAGAACACCTGGTTCTTGTTTGGTGCCCTTGGCGTTATTGTGGTCGGTAACGGCCTGTTTAAACCGAATGCGGGTAACTTAGTCCGCAAAATCTATGAAGGCGATGATTCTAAAATCGATTCCGCTTTCACCATCTATTACATGGCGGTTAACGTCGGTTCCACCTTCTCCATGCTGTTGACTCCATGGATTAAAGATTACGTTAATGCGACCTATGGCAATGAATTTGGCTGGCATGCAGCGTTCGCAGTTTGCTGTGTGGGCTTGCTGGTCGGCTTAGGTAACTACGCCATTATGCGTAAGACCGTTAGTGAATACGGTTCAGAGCCAGATTCTCGGCCGGTTGATAAAGTCAAACTGGCTATCGTACTGGCAGTTGCGGCAGCTTCTGTGGTGTTGTCTGCGGTAATCCTAGAATATCAAACAGTTGCCCGTATTTTTGTGTATGCGGCAGGTGTCGTGTTGCTGGCTATCTTCATCCATCTTATCCGCAGTAGCGAAGTCAGTGAACGCGCCGGTTTGATTGCCGCACTGGTACTGATTGTGCAGACAGTCTTTTTCTTTGTGTTCTATCAGCAAATGTCCACTTCGCTGGCGCTGTTTGCGCTGCGTAATGTTGACTGGGAATTTAGCGTATTTGGTGCCCATCTTTGGACATGGTCACCTGCGCAATTCCAAGCACTGAACCCCATCTGGATTATGGTGCTGAGCCCAGTGTTAGCGTGGACCTACTCATGGGCCGGGCGTAACAACAAAGATTTCTCTATTGCCGGTAAATTCGCCCTTGGTTTTGCCGTTGTGGCCATTGGCTTCTTTATCTACGGTTTTGCCGGGCAGTTTGCTGTGGATGGTAAAACCTCATCTTGGATTATGATTTGGGGCTATGGTTCTTATTCCCTTGGCGAGCTGTTGGTGAGTGGCTTGGGGTTGGCGATGATAGCTCGTTATGTGCCAGCGCGCATGGGCGGCTTTATGATGGGCGCTTACTTTGTGGCATCAGGTATTTCTCAGTATCTGGGTGGCGTGGTGGCAAACTTTGCCAGTGTGCCTGAGGATATTAAAGACCCACTGCAAACATTGCCAATTTATACCAGCCTGTTTAACAAGTTGGGGATTGCTGCAGTTATTTGTACGCTGATAGCACTTGCTGTGTTGCCATTAATGCGCCGCCTAACGGAAACACATCACGCTCATAATGGTAATGGGCATGATGATAGTGCGGCAGCGGCGTTATCAGATGTGAAAACCGAACAGTAA